Proteins from a genomic interval of Cucumis melo cultivar AY chromosome 7, USDA_Cmelo_AY_1.0, whole genome shotgun sequence:
- the LOC103493654 gene encoding uncharacterized protein ycf36 has protein sequence MYILLGTAPPPTFLLSAPNSRPLILPFTNTRPLHLRNSVSRISLSFSFRKGSNVPPETGCPVPPEQLPINEYQTLSTSFPFSWAAGDIVEYCSRLVATGASFALFIGLPVAWFGTVGVESDPLKRFLCAVSSGILFVTIAVVRMYLGWAYVGNRLLSATVEYEETGWYDGQIWVKTAQVLARDRLLGSYTVKPVLNRLKYTLVSLAASLFVSIVVLINIDGGELLGPFFTGKSAANEDGGRVVPGIYSDESARSFEPDAFCGPGELDLLH, from the exons ATGTACATACTCTTGGGAACAGCGCCGCCGCCGACTTTCCTTCTGTCCGCGCCGAACTCCAGACCGTTAATTTTGCCGTTCACAAACACTAGACCTCTCCACCTCAGAAATTCCGTTTCTAGGATAtccctttcattttcttttcgaAAAGGAAGCAACGTGCCACCGGAAACCGGCTGCCCTGTTCCGCCGGAACAGCTGCCGATTAACGAATATCAGACTCTCTCCACCTCTTTCCCCTTCTCATGGGCCGCTGGAGACATCGTTGAGTACTGTTCTCGATTGGTCGCCACCGGCGCTTCCTTCGCTCTCTTCATCGGGCTTCCGGTTGCTTGGTTCGGCACCGTGGGAGTCGAATCGGATCCGTTGAAACGATTTCTTTGCGCTGTTTCGAGTGGGATTTTGTTCGTCACGATTGCTGTTGTTAGGATGTATCTCGGTTGGGCTTACGTCGGTAACCGTCTCCTCAGTGCGACTGTCGAAT ACGAAGAGACCGGATGGTACGACGGACAG ATTTGGGTAAAAACCGCCCAAGTTTTAGCCCGCGATCGCCTCCTCGGTTCCTACACT GTGAAGCCGGTGCTCAATAGGCTGAAGTACACCCTGGTTAGCCTTGCGGCATCTCTGTTTGTGTCCATTGTTGTGCTCATCAACATTGATGGAGGAGAATTGCTAGGGCCTTTCTTCACCGGAAAATCTGCAGCGAATGAGGACGGCGGTAGAGTAGTTCCCGGTATTTATAGCGATGAATCCGCTAGATCTTTCGAACCTGATGCGTTCTGTGGACCTGGGGAACTTGATCTTCTTCATTGA